Proteins found in one Plectropomus leopardus isolate mb chromosome 9, YSFRI_Pleo_2.0, whole genome shotgun sequence genomic segment:
- the matr3l1.2 gene encoding matrin 3-like 1.2, which produces MSQKSQSDGGQKHFAVGRGLLAAAETLNYSMNEQRSSRQMGGMASGVGVGGGMEGQDGGSQMSRRGSGSHFGNTMKLFASLGLSPSDLDALAEMPEEDISVETLPHILMQLKSRKGDAAERRAASSMSSDSGFRGGRDSWDDVPMGRMGGASLGTGSARAQPSADFGFSSLQDTTPSRGFGINYSSSSGGSGSRDRTYSELSQHDSYSRLGMGAPASDSVFMQRRMGSPSNGKVQDFLGVTPSMFPHVCSLCDFDVHSTLEWNQHTNGLRHAENRRLLLDMYPEWDPGMSSGRGRGLLDTPNLSAGLLGPAPMSSSQTGGGMSSSWGGGGGGPGLSGKNQMGQNKLRSRVVVVKYDRKPLSNKTLFAFTEPFGCLREHLVLKNKAFLEMSSHEEAQDMVNYYEQNQASLYGKPINFYLSKRLLVIEKADRSMDRAMDRSMDRSMDRAMDRAMDRSMDRSMDRSMDRPVRDMKCHGSQVVFFSNLPREEEKKNELLTIAGRFGIVEKHLFLSDQAFVQLGTPEDAEMLVKYYSMNPLTIRGRPIRLNICAKYKTLNVNRRQGGDSRGQRSSGAQTTSSSSGSRASSNPPRTSSSKSSSTSRSREEKKKEEEHKLKSEEKPVKEEEEVSGVMEGDEGGEEEEEEEEVADGDAEMEEPGAEREDSVKETVEKSEEVQQEEEVRKRNKPKIGGNKLFDQDFLENMEDFVTLDELAEDEDEDGDSDTIDNSRKGGMRVVNIVGFRRGYNFMNELQALAKPFGKVVKHLVLDLRPEAYFQFATEEEARAMASFYNGNIQASVCGRPVRVSHSMTYPTIQCGSSRVVYIGQIPSSKYSDAAVLKLAEPFGKVKKYFLNRIKRECFIEMEKADDAERMAEECKVNPPKFNGKRLTVYVSRKYRQLKHGHQCPGPAKRENSSTPPKSSKQPEEPPAKKSKEEKKPEEKEEEKPNEQEEKEEEQVEVKKEEEMQSCDEKREENSAEKIPEVPDQKEKSSQEEEQMKQEEETLTNQNGQTEAPPPVENKPTVASLPLPPHDPDNPIGVEHVKMGYYCRVCFLFYSNEEMAKKTHCSSQAHYDKLQKYLEREQAKAEKKKGKKTTA; this is translated from the exons ATGTCTCAGAAGTCGCAGTCAGACGGAGGTCAGAAACACTTCGCTGTGGGTCGGGGGCTcctggctgctgcagagaccTTGAACTACAGCATGAATGAACAGCGATCCAGCCGGCAGATGGGGGGCATGGCCTCAGGTGTGGGGGTGGGCGGTGGTATGGAAGGCCAGGATGGCGGCTCTCAGATGTCCCGCCGCGGCAGTGGAAGTCATTTTGGCAACACCATGAAGCTGTTTGCCAGTTTGGGACTGTCGCCGTCCGACCTGGACGCTCTAGCTGAAATGCCTGAAGAGGACATCAGTGTGGAGACATTGCCGCACATCCTCATGCAGCTCAAGAGCCGCAAAGGAGATGCAGCAGAGCGGCGGGCAGCGTCCTCCATGTCTTCTGACAGTGGGTTTAGAGGCGGAAGGGACAGCTGGGATGACGTGCCCATGGGGAGGATGGGTGGTGCTTCTCTGGGTACAGGTTCAGCCCGGGCCCAGCCCTCTGCAGACTTTGGGTTCAGTTCGCTGCAGGACACCACTCCCAGCCGGGGCTTCGGCATaaattacagcagcagcagtggcggAAGTGGGAGCAGAGACAGGACGTATTCTGAGCTTTCCCAACATGATTCCTACAGCAGGCTCGGCATGGGGGCACCAGCGTCCGACTCAGTCTTTATGCAGAGGAGGATGGGCTCCCCGTCAAACGGAAAAGTCCAAGACTTCTTGGGAGTCACGCCCTCCATGTTTCCCCATGTGTGCTCTCTTTGTGACTTTGACGTTCATTCCACTTTG GAGTGGAACCAGCACACCAATGGACTTCGACATGCTGAAAACAGACGACTGCTGCTCGACAT GTATCCAGAGTGGGACCCTGGCATGTCATCAGGCAGAGG TCGGGGTCTTCTGGACACCCCCAACCTGTCTGCAGGGCTGCTTGGACCTGCTCCCATGTCTTCATCTCAGACAGGAGGAGGGATGTCCTCCAGCTGGG gaggaggtggaggaggtccTGGTCTGTCAGGAAAGAACCAGATGGGACAAAATAAG CTGAGAAGCAGAGTGGTTGTGGTGAAGTACGACAGGAAGCCTCTCAGCAACAAGACTCTGTTCGCCTTCACCGAGCCGTTTGGCTGCCTGAGGGAGCACCTGGTCCTCAAGAACAAG GCCTTCTTAGAGATGAGCAGTCACGAGGAGGCGCAGGACATGGTGAACTACTACGAGCAGAACCAGGCGTCTCTGTACGGCAAACCCATCAACTTCTACCTGTCCAAGAGGCTGCTGGTCATCGAG AAAGCAGACCGGTCTATGGACAGGGCGATGGACAGGTCGATGGACAGGTCCATGGACAGGGCGATGGACAGGGCGATGGACAGGTCGATGGACAGGTCGATGGACAGGTCGATGGACAGACCTGTCAGGGACATGAAATGTCACGGCAGCCAAGTGGTTTTCTTCTCCAATCTTcccagagaagaagagaagaagaatgaGCTTCTGACCATCGCGGGACGCTTCGGCATCGTGGAGAAACACCTGTTCTTATCAGACCAG gcGTTTGTGCAGCTGGGGACTCCAGAGGACGCAGAGATGCTGGTGAAGTATTACAGCATGAACCCGCTCACCATCAGAGGAAGACCCATCCGCCTCAACATCTGCGCCAAGTACAAGACCCTCAA tgtgaaCCGTAGACAAGGAGGTGACAGTCGAGGCCAGAGGAGCAGCGGAGCACAGACCACCTCCTCCAGCTCTGGATCCAGAGCTTCATCCAACCCCCCCAGGACCTCCTCATCCAAATCCTCGTCAACCTCCAGGtccagagaggagaagaagaaggaggaggagcacAAACTGAAATCCGAGGAGAAACCTgttaaagaggaggaggaggtgtcaGGAGTGATGGAAGGAGATGAAGGaggggaagaggaagaggaggaggaggaggtagcAGATGGAGATGCAGAGATGGAAGAGccaggagcagagagggaggactCTGTGAAGGAAACAGTGGAGAAGTCTGAGGAGgtccagcaggaggaggaggtgagaaaaagaaacaaaccaaagaTTGGAGG TAATAAATTG TTTGATCAGGACTTCCTGGAGAACATGGAGGACTTTGTGACATTGGACGAACTGGCAGAAGACGAGGACGAAGACGGAGACTCCGACACCATCG acAACTCGAGGAAAGGG GGTATGAGGGTGGTTAACATCGTCGGCTTTAGACGAGGTTACAACTTCATGAACGAGCTGCAGGCGCTTGCCAAACCTTTTGGGAAAGTGGTCAAACACCTGGTGCTGGACTTAAGACCTGAG GCGTACTTTCAGTTTGCCACTGAAGAAGAAGCTCGAGCGATGGCCAGCTTTTACAACGGTAACATTCAAGCGTCGGTGTGCGGCCGACCGGTGAGAGTCAGTCACTCCATGACCTACCCGACCATCCAG TGTGGCTCCAGCAGGGTGGTGTACATCGGTCAGATCCCCAGCAGTAAATACTCAGACGCCGCCGTCCTGAAACTGGCCGAGCCGTTCGGGAAGGTCAAGAAGTATTTCCTCAACAGGATCAAGAGAGAG TGTTTCATCGAGATGGAGAAAGCCGATGATGCAGAGAGAATGGCTGAAGAGTGCAAAGTGAATCCACCAAAGTTCAACGGGAAACGTCTGACGGTCTACGTCAGCAGGAAGTACAGACAGCTCAAACACGG ACATCAATGTCCAGGACCAGCcaagagagaaaacagcagcacacCACCAAAATCCTCCAAACAGCCCGAAGAACCTCCAGCCAAGAAATCCAAGGAGGAGAAGAAaccagaggagaaagaggaggagaaaccaAATGAgcaagaagagaaagaggaggagcaggtggaggtgaaaaaggaggaagaaatgCAGAGCTGTGATGAAAAGAGGGAAGAAAACTCGGCAGAGAAGATTCCTGAGGTTCCCGATCAGAAGGAGAAGAGTTCCCAGGAG gagGAGCAGATGAAGCAAGAGGAGGAGACATTGACCAATCAGAACGGACAGACTGAAGCCCCCCCACCGGTTGAAAACAAACCCACAGTGGCGTCTTTGCCGCTGCCCCCCCACGACCCCGACAACCCCATCG GTGTTGAACATGTGAAGATGGGTTACTACTGCCGCGTCTGCTTTCTGTTTTACTCCAACGAAGAAATGGCCAAGAAAACTCACTGCAGCAGCCAGGCGCACTACGACAAGCTTCAG AAATATCTAGAGAGGGAGCAGGCCAAAGCCGAGAAGAAGAAAGGGAAGAAGACAACTGCATAG